From Topomyia yanbarensis strain Yona2022 chromosome 1, ASM3024719v1, whole genome shotgun sequence, one genomic window encodes:
- the LOC131692235 gene encoding protein virilizer, with amino-acid sequence MDEETPELLFFDTFSHDTYEKLNLDLVQFPKPVYITEVRIIPLGARVQADFPGGVRLGATNPSQFKIELFVNDLGKPGAPTFECLGDFEYNQNNCIHLECGKSDDGPRPIPTDGLVLKGFYTTITLAVYGILTANIAEPIVSPREATPQPDQVLPVEIGGIGDGPVGIVEPLGVTQEWLEEPAPVVPTEVFVQKEYPEADGEDIPKDPRLYARRVAAAASAAATGLGSLPVEPVSPKLLDCEVVVEKRTKRVSRSTERQMQYEPMVRSRGRSHEYSRSPSLCKDYQKREWSRSPEYGNRSRRVRSNSYDRARRGSSYDLEKEDRRRPRSPIDSPRRPRSPDPLDSSNDYDDAEYRYGSGGHKYDKRPVEGRVKAVAVAGSPVSISATPVASPALMPEEDALSGTEQFEPILSDEDIADDYDYDMDYDFAEEYYKSFNPFTAVLSKFVPTEREAVQLSPIKHLENVLKNNRYNGTATANFGTESGDFKEGFVNYTDQVVLLLNQIVQLPENRAKFELVLEGWIEQKVEGIELLLNCIKLGLNIDRALTQPQPAYKLRHMKAGIRLTELLGSTNAFIKVILAQTDFNIFDKLLGLYSQSYMALSIKLMIIRSIYACLDTKHGLDYFLSTAYNGYQILLDLIQENPSTRISFALKSLLKKINMYENLDLLRSSVSDMYTTRHEASFKPDPATLSVLENCFSELTKALTWDAIAYSQPKRFLPVSAKFAIHKDIRSALTANRSFVTFFQIHHLLETIIFLLEIKPQSSSLIGAVYDLLAALLKKQQKLHYLMDNTDLVNVLLRILFQHCPPLIGEEAHPEELLHDLTRGQMLGLEMAYKLQTVYYLDAIGHTKDDLDKQVEYLQSLFHLANSIGKRYVVEVICMEDNMKLFLGLIEKEKRALNKDGSPGVKHKSPVLSYSIDLVDCAVRNCDNVGYLVQHGESLLNLTKHHEQFESSVSAMLQEMAVYLKPLEIHEIFSYEDINPLVELMKRSFEFITTFPGDLITSLRLLRYLGISEYDETNELGHTELKYKYTILQFYSADGKSLLISILEKLYTYFDQPAIHASSLASMQGVLLTQILTPLILILRKLMTYLIECRNTEFKDLTVIEPLLRTYALMQSVPVSAAAINDAREIQKDIIRILLTFTQPTPTDGLDTNNIHKSLWTQMIGELIKFILYGPNYFIPGLLVFSELLPLPLPIQCRQELTPIEISKLVNERQLWSAHLHPQSPSITEMIQTICPSSYTPLLVIFSRVCLQLSDLAPNMTLLISKAITDLILQEPLLPGGLASTAHARLFSFLGSLVCHASVKISVLSILPGRIMDLMSGFLLNSGQTPAHQQTQENIYIVFQNLLDSEFAMVFGNIAPIMQLACSLPAKEIMESCCSTIVENLSSEDVGVGVLAAVVRTMLLLTEHDITLTTLLVAMEKRKDAILTVVQRFVDKAQQQENPDTYRPIFVMLAEFWRSLITIDETALVGFNLPKRTIKLSPEQLGTFLYRVPIKKEGQEQPTTADADCTQLLSTLMTIYKMEPKAVVEPPPPAEPIEGEETSQPVIIPPLDTLEENLTYLVEQLKDIPPGTGECQFDFGTVEPLPQAEGIVTQYASRSVFIISEEFEDQLKASYWLSFSPCDEDLEREQIPCDLQELAKICLSGDINLTSDCKRLLHLSASPHSHRDRVTTAPCFRTRRVEVEPSTGRPEKKIFATPLRGRGFTRAPVTRGDLFRSRPPNTSRPPSLHVDDFLALETCGAQPTGPTGYNKLSRDIITIRGSGRGRGRSFSDRVRPGQSSGWGQSGSSSGGGGGGGGGGGSGSSWSQGHDGPSSSSGGGGGGGGGKHFGSSSSSGHSHYREQSQNHFGAPHIRSRSGRGFNRYGGRLYSRPL; translated from the exons ATGGACGAGGAAACACCGGAATTGCTGTTTTTCGATACATTTTCACATGATACCTACGAG AAATTAAACCTCGACCTAGTGCAATTCCCGAAACCGGTCTACATCACCGAGGTACGTATCATCCCGCTGGGAGCCCGGGTACAGGCAGACTTCCCCGGCGGTGTCCGTCTGGGGGCAACCAATCCGTCCCAATTTAAGATCGAACTGTTCGTAAACGATCTGGGCAAACCGGGAGCACCGACGTTCGAGTGTTTGGGTGATTTCGAGTACAATCAGAACAACTGTATTCATTTGGAGTGTGGCAAATCGGACGATGGACCACGTCCCATTCCAACCGATGGGTTGGTGCTGAAGGGATTCTACACCACGATTACGCTAGCGGTTTATGGAATTTTGACGGCTAACATAGCGGAACCGATTGTTTCACCCCGGGAGGCTACTCCCCAACCGGATCAGGTACTACCGGTTGAAATTGGTGGCATAGGGGATGGACCGGTTGGTATCGTCGAGCCGTTGGGTGTTACGCAGGAGTGGCTTGAGGAACCGGCACCCGTCGTTCCGACGGAGGTGTTCGTACAGAAGGAATACCCGGAGGCGGATGGGGAGGATATTCCAAAGGATCCTAGATTGTACGCTAGACGGGTTGCTGCGGCAGCATCTGCCGCTGCTACTGGCCTCGGTTCGCTTCCGGTGGAACCGGTTTCGCCGAAACTACTGGATTGTGAAGTGGTTGTTGAAAAACGTACCAAACGGGTGTCTCGATCGACGGAGCGGCAAATGCAGTACGAACCGATGGTGCGGTCCAGAGGGAGAAGTCATGAGTACTCACGTTCGCCTAGTCTGTGCAAGGATTATCAGAAGCGCGAGTGGTCTAGAAGTCCGGAATATGGGAATAGATCGCGTCGGGTGCGTAGTAATTCGTACGATCGTGCTCGGAGAGGTTCGTCGTATGATTTGGAGAAGGAGGATCGTCGACGACCGAGGTCTCCGATTGATTCGCCCCGTCGTCCGAGATCGCCGGATCCGTTGGATTCGTCTAATGATTATGATGATGCTGAGTACCGGTACGGATCAGGTGGACATAAATATGATAAGCGTCCGGTCGAGGGTCGTGTAAAGGCAGTTGCTGTTGCTGGTAGTCCGGTTTCAATATCGGCTACTCCGGTTGCTTCGCCGGCTTTGATGCCCGAAGAGGATGCACTGTCCGGTACGGAACAGTTTGAACCGATTCTTAGTGATGAGGATATAGCGGATGACTATGATTACGACATGGATTATGATTTTGCCGAGGAGTACTATAAGAGCTTTAATCCGTTCACGGCGGTGTTGTCGAAGTTTGTACCTACGGAGAGGGAAGCTGTTCAACTGTCACCGATCAAACATCTGGAGAATGTGTTGAAAAATAATCGATACAATGGGACGGCCACGGCTAATTTTGGGACAGAATCCGGAGATTTTAAGGAAGGTTTCGTGAACTATACCGATCAGGTAGTGCTACTTTTGAATCAAATTGTTCAGTTGCCGGAAAATAGAGCCAAATTTGAGCTTGTTTTGGAAGGTTGGATTGAGCAGAAGGTGGAAGGAATTGAGCTTTTGCTGAACTGTATCAAGCTGGGTTTGAATATTGATCGCGCTTTGACTCAGCCCCAGCCAGCGTACAAACTGCGCCACATGAAGGCCGGTATCCGGCTGACGGAGCTGCTCGGATCGACGAATGCATTTATCAAAGTTATTTTGGCTCAGACAGATTTCAACATATTTGACAAGTTGCTGGGACTGTACTCCCAGAGTTACATGGCTCTGTCGATCAAGCTGATGATCATTCGATCCATTTACGCCTGTTTGGATACGAAGCACGGGTTGGACTATTTCCTTAGCACGGCCTACAATGGCTACCAAATCCTGCTGGATTTGATTCAGGAGAATCCATCAACTCGGATCAGTTTTGCGTTGAAGTCGCTGCTGAAGAAGATTAACATGTATGAGAATTTGGATTTGCTGCGTAGCTCAGTGTCGGACATGTACACGACTCGACATGAGGCATCTTTCAAACCGGATCCGGCGACGCTGTCGGTGCTGGAAAATTGTTTCAGCGAATTAACGAAAGCACTTacctgggatgccatcgcgtaCAGCCAGCCGAAGCGTTTTCTACCCGTGTCGGCTAAATTTGCGATCCACAAGGACATCCGGTCGGcactgacggccaaccgaagTTTTGTAACATTCTTTCAGATTCATCACCTACTGGAAACGATCATCTTTTTGCTTGAGATTAAACCGCAATCGTCATCGCTGATCGGTGCGGTATACGATCTACTGGCTGCTCTGCTTAAAAAGCAACAGAAACTGCACTATCTGATGGATAATACCGATCTGGTCAACGTTCTGCTGCGTATTTTGTTCCAACACTGCCCTCCGCTGATCGGCGAGGAGGCTCACCCGGAAGAATTACTACATGATCTCACCCGTGGACAGATGCTGGGCTTGGAGATGGCCTATAAGCTGCAGACGGTTTACTATTTGGATGCGATTGGACACACGAAAGATGACCTGGACAAACAGGTGGAATATCTGCAGTCGTTGTTCCATCTGGCCAACAGCATCGGCAAGCGGTACGTTGTGGAGGTGATCTGTATGGAGGACAACATGAAACTGTTTCTCGGTTTGATCGAGAAGGAAAAGCGAGCACTGAATAAGGACGGATCGCCGGGGGTAAAGCACAAGTCTCCGGTACTAAGCTACAGCATTGATTTGGTAGATTGCGCGGTACGGAACTGCGACAACGTTGGTTATCTGGTGCAGCACGGGGAAAGTCTGCTGAATCTGACGAAACATCACGAACAGTTCGAATCCTCGGTCAGTGCGATGCTTCAGGAGATGGCGGTTTATCTGAAACCGCTGGAAATTCACGAGATATTCTCCTACGAAGATATTAATCCGCTGGTTGAATTGATGAAACGTAGCTTCGAGTTCATAACGACCTTCCCGGGAGATCTGATCACGTCGTTGAGATTGCTTCGCTACCTGGGTATTTCGGAGTACGACGAAACGAACGAGCTCGGTCATACCGAACTCAAATACAAGTACACCATCCTCCAGTTCTATTCGGCGGACGGGAAAAGTCTCCTCATTTCGATCCTGGAGAAACTTTACACCTATTTTGATCAACCAGCGATTCACGCTTCCAGCTTGGCAAGCATGCAAGGCGTTCTACTTACCCAGATCTTGACACCGTTGATTCTAATCCTACGCAAGCTAATGACCTATCTGATCGAGTGTCGTAACACCGAGTTTAAAGATCTCACCGTGATCGAACCGCTTCTCCGAACCTACGCTCTGATGCAAAGTGTCCCCGTCAGTGCTGCAGCTATCAACGATGCCCGCGAGATCCAGAAAGACATCATCCGGATCCTACTTACCTTCACTCAACCAACACCGACGGATGGTCTCGACACCAACAACATCCACAAAAGCCTCTGGACGCAGATGATCGGCGAACTGATCAAATTCATTCTGTACGGTCCGAACTACTTCATCCCAGGGCTATTGGTATTCTCCGAACTTTTACCACTGCCACTTCCGATCCAATGCCGCCAGGAGCTGACACCGATCGAGATCAGCAAACTTGTCAACGAACGGCAGCTCTGGTCCGCGCATCTCCACCCTCAAAGTCCTAGCATCACGGAAATGATTCAAACCATTTGCCCGTCCAGCTACACCCCGCTGCTTGTTATCTTCAGTCGTGTCTGTCTGCAACTTTCCGACCTCGCCCCGAACATGACCCTTCTCATCTCGAAAGCGATCACCGATCTGATCCTACAGGAACCGCTGCTGCCGGGTGGTTTGGCCAGTACCGCACACGCTCGCCTGTTCAGTTTTCTCGGTAGTTTGGTCTGTCACGCATCGGTTAAAATTTCCGTCCTCTCGATCCTTCCCGGTCGCATCATGGATCTGATGAGTGGTTTCCTGCTTAACTCCGGTCAAACTCCGGCTCATCAGCAGACCCAGGAAAATATCTACATCGTGTTTCAGAATCTGCTCGATTCCGAGTTTGCCATGGTGTTCGGTAACATCGCGCCGATCATGCAGTTGGCTTGTTCGCTCCCCGCGAAGGAGATCATGGAAAGTTGCTGCTCGACGATCGTGGAGAATCTGTCCAGTGAGGATGTGGGGGTCGGGGTGCTGGCTGCTGTCGTGCGGACGATGCTGCTGCTGACCGAGCATGA CATCACACTCACAACCCTCCTGGTGGCGATGGAAAAACGCAAAGACGCCATCCTGACCGTGGTGCAACGATTCGTCGACAAGGCCCAACAGCAGGAAAACCCGGACACCTACCGGCCAATCTTTGTCATGCTGGCCGAATTCTGGCGTTCGCTCATTACGATCGACGAAACGGCACTGGTTGGCTTCAATCTACCCAAGCGAACCATCAAACTTAGTCCGGAACAGTTGGGGACCTTCCTGTACCGGGTGCCAATCAAAAAAGAAGGTCAAGAGCAACCTACCACTGCTGACGCCGACTGTACTCAACTGTTGTCAACTTTGATGACCATCTATAAGATGGAACCGAAAGCGGTGGTGGAACCACCACCACCAGCGGAACCGATCGAAGGCGAGGAAACTTCCCAGCCGGTGATCATTCCACCATTGGACACCCTAGAGGAAAACCTAACCTATCTGGTGGAACAGCTGAAAGACATCCCTCCCGGAACCGGCGAGTGTCAGTTTGATTTCGGAACCGTCGAACCACTTCCGCAAGCGGAAGGCATCGTCACACAGTATGCCTCCCGCAGTGTATTCATCATCAGCGAGGAATTCGAGGATCAGCTGAAAGCTAGCTATTGGCTTAGTTTCTCACCATGTGACGAAGATTTGGAACGGGAGCAGATTCCGTGCGATTTACAGGAACTGGCAAAGATCTGCCTGTCCGGGGACATCAATCTAACGTCGGATTGTAAGCGACTGTTGCATTTGTCCGCTTCGCCTCATTCACACCGTGATCGGGTTACGACTGCTCCGTGCTTCCGAACGCGACGGGTGGAGGTCGAACCGAGTACCGGGCGGCCGGAGAAA